In Kryptolebias marmoratus isolate JLee-2015 linkage group LG11, ASM164957v2, whole genome shotgun sequence, the following proteins share a genomic window:
- the cbln1 gene encoding cerebellin-1, with protein sequence MLLLCLISAAWLAASPVRAQNETEPIVLEGKCLVVCDSNPTSDPTGTALGISVRSGSAKVAFSAVRNTNHEPSEMSNRTMVIYFDRVLVNIGRNFDEERSNFIAPRKGIYSFNFHVVKVYNRQTIQVSLMHNGWPVISAFAGDQDVTREAASNGVLIQMEKGDRAYLKLERGNLMGGWKYSTFSGFLVFPL encoded by the exons ATGCTGCTTCTCTGCCTCATCAGCGCCGCGTGGCTCGCGGCCAGCCCGGTTCGGGCTCAGAATGAGACCGAACCCATCGTCCTGGAGGGAAAGTGCCTGGTGGTCTGTGACTCCAACCCGACCTCGGACCCCACCGGTACCGCGCTCGGGATCTCCGTGCGCTCCGGCAGCGCCAAGGTGGCGTTCTCCGCGGTCCGGAACACGAACCACGAACCCTCTGAGATGAGCAACAGGACCATGGTCATCTACTTCGACCGG gttttagTAAATATTGGGAGAAATTTTGACGAGGAGCGAAGTAATTTCATCGCACCACGAAAAGGGATTTACAGTTTTAACTTCCACGTTGTCAAAGTCTACAATCGCCAAACCATACAG GTGAGTCTGATGCACAACGGCTGGCCGGTGATTTCTGCTTTCGCCGGGGACCAGGATGTGACACGCGAAGCCGCCAGCAACGGAGTTCTGATCCAGATGGAGAAGGGGGACCGGGCCTACCTCAAACTGGAGAGAGGAAACCTGATGGGAGGATGGAAGTACTCCACCTTCTCAGGTTTCCTGGTGTTCCCCTTGTag